In Risungbinella massiliensis, a single window of DNA contains:
- a CDS encoding helix-turn-helix domain-containing protein yields MEHEVLTIAQVAKYLQISEMTTYKLVQQGTIKGFKIGRSWRVKKEDILEFIEKRKRGERI; encoded by the coding sequence ATGGAACATGAAGTACTAACAATTGCGCAGGTTGCGAAATACTTGCAAATAAGTGAAATGACAACTTATAAATTAGTTCAACAAGGTACCATTAAAGGTTTTAAAATTGGTCGAAGTTGGAGAGTAAAAAAAGAAGACATTCTGGAGTTTATTGAAAAGCGTAAACGTGGGGAACGTATCTAA
- a CDS encoding SulP family inorganic anion transporter, giving the protein MKNNVLNYLQQWRGNFRTEILAGMTVALALIPEAIAFSIIAGVDPMVGLYASFCIAVVISFVGGRPGMISAATGAMALVMVTLVKEHGLEYLLAATVLTGLIQIIFGLLKIGRFMTFIPHSVVIGFVNALAILIFLAQLPHFVGESWIMYAMVAGTLLIIYTLPLLSKAVPSPLIAIIIMTAVSIVFHLDIRTVGDMGEIKQALPIFHLPNIPLNLETLTIIFPYSFTLAIVGILESLMTATIVDEATDTKSNKNQEVKGQGIANVVAGFFGGMAGCAMIGQSVINTKSGGKGRLSTFVSGVFLLFLIMVLGDIVKQIPMGALVGVMIMVSIGTFDWSSLRNLVKIPKSDSFVMITTVAIVVATHDLAKGVIAGVIMSALIFGWKLAKLKVSTSIVNEEKVYHISGQLFFGTMSHFIDLFQFNQDPDVIIIDFSNSHVWDQSAVTAISKVKAKYELLNKKVILKGLNQDSEQIISRIGLATPSGH; this is encoded by the coding sequence TTGAAAAACAACGTATTAAACTACTTACAACAATGGAGGGGAAATTTCCGTACCGAGATTTTAGCTGGTATGACAGTAGCGCTTGCGCTTATTCCGGAAGCTATTGCTTTTTCCATCATAGCTGGCGTCGATCCAATGGTAGGATTATATGCTTCCTTCTGTATAGCTGTCGTTATATCATTCGTCGGTGGAAGACCCGGAATGATCTCAGCTGCTACAGGTGCTATGGCACTAGTAATGGTCACGTTGGTTAAAGAGCATGGTCTAGAATATTTACTTGCTGCTACTGTGTTAACGGGACTCATTCAAATTATTTTTGGCCTCCTCAAGATAGGTCGCTTTATGACATTCATTCCTCACTCCGTTGTAATCGGATTTGTCAATGCTCTCGCAATCCTGATCTTTTTAGCTCAGCTTCCACACTTTGTTGGGGAATCTTGGATTATGTATGCGATGGTCGCAGGAACACTACTCATTATATACACCCTTCCCTTACTTTCTAAAGCTGTTCCCTCCCCACTGATCGCGATTATTATCATGACTGCTGTTTCGATTGTGTTTCATTTAGATATTCGAACGGTTGGCGATATGGGAGAAATCAAGCAGGCGTTGCCAATATTCCATCTTCCAAATATTCCTCTTAACCTAGAAACATTGACGATCATTTTTCCTTATTCTTTCACGTTGGCTATTGTAGGGATTTTAGAATCTCTCATGACCGCTACGATTGTGGATGAAGCAACGGATACCAAAAGTAATAAGAATCAGGAAGTCAAAGGACAAGGAATTGCGAATGTGGTCGCTGGATTCTTTGGTGGAATGGCCGGATGTGCCATGATTGGCCAATCTGTTATCAATACCAAATCAGGTGGTAAAGGACGACTCTCTACGTTTGTATCAGGAGTATTTTTGTTATTTCTCATTATGGTATTAGGTGATATTGTCAAGCAAATTCCAATGGGCGCATTAGTCGGTGTCATGATTATGGTATCCATCGGTACTTTTGATTGGAGTTCATTGAGAAATCTAGTGAAAATACCTAAGAGTGATTCATTTGTAATGATTACTACTGTTGCGATTGTAGTAGCTACACACGATTTAGCTAAAGGTGTTATTGCTGGTGTAATCATGAGTGCTTTGATCTTTGGTTGGAAACTGGCTAAATTAAAAGTATCTACATCGATTGTAAACGAAGAAAAAGTCTATCATATTTCAGGACAACTCTTCTTTGGAACCATGAGCCATTTCATTGATCTCTTCCAATTTAATCAAGATCCCGATGTCATCATAATTGATTTTTCCAACTCCCATGTCTGGGATCAATCAGCGGTTACTGCGATTTCGAAAGTAAAAGCGAAATACGAACTGTTGAATAAAAAAGTGATCCTAAAAGGATTAAACCAAGATAGCGAACAGATAATAAGTCGAATTGGGCTAGCAACTCCATCAGGTCATTAA
- a CDS encoding RNA-guided endonuclease InsQ/TnpB family protein — MAFEDLNIKGMVKNHNLAKSIVDAGWNQLIQFTIYKAEYAGKKVVQVDPYHTSQACSECGHIVKKELKDRVHSCSCGYTEDRDVNAARNILKKAVA, encoded by the coding sequence ATTGCCTTTGAAGATTTGAACATCAAAGGGATGGTCAAAAACCATAACCTAGCGAAAAGTATTGTTGATGCTGGATGGAATCAACTTATTCAATTCACTATTTACAAAGCAGAGTACGCTGGTAAGAAAGTGGTGCAAGTTGATCCATACCATACATCTCAAGCTTGTTCTGAATGTGGTCATATTGTAAAGAAAGAACTAAAAGATAGAGTTCATAGCTGTTCTTGTGGCTATACAGAAGATAGAGACGTGAATGCCGCAAGAAATATTCTCAAAAAGGCAGTAGCCTAA
- a CDS encoding ABC transporter permease, with protein MKWRLGWRSILAHPKRSWMLFLGVTFSFLLLGFSQVFLVAMESSVEQTLSQQFGDFDLRISKEKEGRFSIEEQQKIQQLSGVKSLFSLYRPYSAQDRERYQLLVTQSYYGIEPITLQIEKLSITEGSFPKGTQVLFSERYMKQTGWKVGDQITMPFPPFGEKKVVISGMFSNREGTERFAFFEKAWLQSTFQQSGQATSLFVRVSDIQEKEKVTQLIRQMVPDLKIDTRKQMEEARESFSGLKPVVYGTEVAILLASWIFLISTLRLQLQERQHELASYRLMGASHATLRGLILIEIGILLVLAMGVALVVSWLSTRWMPWVLSTTMQLPASSFVFPWQMILLLFMGFSLLLILSGLLLGNQVAKISPIQSIQEPIRMEKMGTWRWWQVLLISLTIIVSVVAMLGNQQEVYLAAAILLLISSYLLLSVWFPILLKASTWFWSIWKKKAEGTFLYHNTIRHHKKTLPILSLILLSCQIGVIGIGIFTTIGKESEQKLLSEHPYRYLLSATNQFQGYPKQISESLADRVDTISLGVDEFVLLVDKTDRDLREEYGTLMLYQGKQHIATTVKGMEIKEFQRVTKLTDEMGKGVVMTKEFAELLGYRLGDTMRFIREGESKERAPKIFSLPITAILETNPFGKGRELEIFLPQQWVEEVWGKKNYSETFFLSSKPEQEEQLAKTLQQLATQSTDFTLFDRNAAIQELEQQLNQRFFFLGLTIFLLWFIALVGLFSLIQSSFLQRSQEFAMLQAVAITPRQSKRLITGEGILLLWIGTILGITSAGLVHFFLLRALEATIVELPWILMILLLEVSPILGFLLTRSIRKQIDQVPLLQRLQKE; from the coding sequence ATGAAGTGGCGTTTAGGATGGCGTAGTATCCTTGCCCACCCCAAACGATCTTGGATGTTGTTTCTTGGAGTAACGTTTAGTTTTCTCTTGCTTGGTTTTTCCCAAGTCTTTCTGGTTGCGATGGAGAGCTCTGTTGAGCAAACACTCAGTCAACAGTTCGGAGATTTTGACCTTCGTATTAGTAAAGAGAAAGAGGGACGTTTTTCGATAGAAGAGCAACAGAAGATACAACAACTGAGTGGTGTAAAAAGTCTTTTCTCCCTTTATCGTCCCTATAGTGCACAAGATCGAGAGCGTTACCAGTTGCTCGTGACGCAGTCCTATTATGGGATTGAGCCCATTACGTTGCAAATTGAAAAGTTGTCGATCACGGAAGGGAGTTTCCCAAAAGGAACACAAGTACTCTTTTCTGAGAGATATATGAAGCAAACAGGATGGAAGGTTGGGGATCAGATCACCATGCCGTTTCCTCCTTTTGGTGAAAAAAAGGTAGTAATCTCAGGAATGTTCTCCAATCGAGAGGGAACAGAGAGATTTGCTTTTTTTGAAAAGGCTTGGTTACAGTCGACATTTCAGCAATCGGGACAAGCCACCAGTCTTTTTGTCCGTGTATCTGATATTCAAGAAAAAGAAAAAGTGACTCAGCTGATCCGCCAGATGGTACCTGACTTAAAAATCGATACACGAAAACAAATGGAGGAAGCGAGAGAGAGTTTTAGTGGGCTAAAGCCAGTCGTGTATGGGACGGAGGTTGCTATTCTTCTGGCAAGTTGGATCTTTCTCATAAGTACGCTACGGCTTCAACTACAAGAACGCCAACATGAACTTGCTTCCTATCGACTGATGGGAGCATCTCATGCAACCTTACGTGGACTTATTCTGATCGAAATAGGGATTCTACTCGTTTTGGCTATGGGTGTGGCATTGGTAGTTAGTTGGCTGTCAACACGGTGGATGCCTTGGGTGCTATCTACTACGATGCAATTACCTGCCAGCTCTTTTGTCTTTCCATGGCAGATGATTTTACTTCTGTTCATGGGCTTTAGCCTTCTACTAATTTTATCAGGGCTTCTTCTGGGAAACCAAGTAGCTAAGATTTCACCAATTCAATCCATACAGGAACCAATTAGAATGGAGAAGATGGGAACGTGGCGTTGGTGGCAAGTATTGCTGATCAGCCTTACAATCATCGTCTCTGTTGTCGCTATGTTAGGCAATCAGCAGGAGGTCTATCTTGCCGCAGCGATCTTACTATTAATCAGCTCTTATCTATTGCTGTCTGTATGGTTTCCTATTCTATTAAAAGCAAGTACTTGGTTCTGGTCTATTTGGAAGAAGAAAGCAGAGGGAACTTTTCTCTACCATAACACCATACGCCATCACAAGAAAACCTTGCCAATTCTCTCGTTGATTCTTTTATCTTGTCAGATCGGGGTAATTGGCATTGGAATCTTTACCACGATAGGAAAAGAGTCGGAGCAGAAACTTTTGTCAGAGCACCCTTATCGTTATTTGCTCTCTGCTACTAATCAATTTCAAGGGTATCCCAAGCAGATCAGTGAGAGCTTAGCAGACAGGGTTGATACGATCTCATTAGGTGTGGATGAGTTTGTTCTACTAGTTGATAAAACAGATCGAGATCTACGAGAAGAGTATGGCACGCTTATGTTGTATCAAGGAAAGCAGCATATTGCGACTACAGTGAAAGGAATGGAAATCAAGGAGTTTCAACGAGTAACGAAGCTGACGGATGAAATGGGAAAAGGAGTGGTCATGACCAAAGAATTTGCTGAGTTATTAGGTTATCGGCTTGGTGACACCATGCGTTTTATCCGAGAGGGGGAATCGAAAGAGCGAGCGCCAAAGATATTTTCTTTACCCATTACGGCGATTTTGGAGACAAATCCTTTTGGGAAGGGTCGAGAATTAGAGATCTTTTTACCACAGCAGTGGGTGGAAGAAGTTTGGGGAAAAAAGAATTATTCGGAGACATTTTTCTTATCTAGTAAACCCGAACAAGAGGAACAGTTGGCCAAGACTTTGCAGCAACTTGCTACTCAATCTACCGATTTTACCCTGTTTGATCGAAATGCAGCGATCCAAGAGTTAGAGCAACAGTTAAATCAGCGTTTCTTTTTTCTAGGGCTAACAATTTTCTTATTGTGGTTCATCGCGTTAGTTGGTTTGTTTAGCCTAATCCAAAGTAGTTTTCTACAGCGGAGCCAAGAATTTGCTATGTTACAAGCCGTCGCTATTACTCCACGGCAAAGTAAACGCCTTATAACAGGAGAGGGAATCTTACTTCTTTGGATTGGTACCATTCTAGGGATTACTTCAGCTGGTCTTGTTCATTTTTTCCTGTTGCGAGCCTTAGAAGCTACTATAGTAGAATTACCATGGATTCTGATGATATTATTACTAGAGGTTAGCCCGATCTTAGGCTTTCTTCTCACCCGTTCTATTCGCAAGCAAATTGATCAGGTACCATTATTACAACGCTTACAAAAAGAATAG
- a CDS encoding ABC transporter ATP-binding protein, protein MLRAKGLHKSYGQNESKQVVLPCLDLEVPKGEFLAIMGESGSGKTTLLHLLSLLDQPDQGELWLNGMEMQEKTEEERTLIRQRQIGFVFQFFHLIPMLTVLENVMLPVELQARVTRSTRREARELLELVGLSNHEGKYPAQLSGGQQQRVAIARSLLHCPQILMADEPTGSLDSLTSREMMRLFQTIHQRDNQTMVMVTHDPHVASYADRVLFLRDGKWTGEYHADQINSISDRTKEIRTLLEEGWS, encoded by the coding sequence ATGTTGCGAGCAAAAGGATTACATAAAAGTTATGGTCAAAACGAATCAAAACAAGTTGTTTTACCATGTTTGGATCTGGAGGTACCGAAGGGTGAGTTTCTTGCCATCATGGGGGAGAGCGGTTCCGGAAAGACCACACTACTACATCTGCTTTCGCTTTTAGATCAACCTGACCAAGGGGAGCTCTGGTTAAACGGGATGGAGATGCAGGAGAAAACGGAAGAAGAACGGACACTTATTCGACAACGGCAAATTGGATTTGTGTTTCAGTTTTTTCATCTTATTCCTATGCTAACTGTACTAGAAAATGTGATGCTTCCTGTTGAACTCCAAGCCAGAGTTACAAGAAGCACTAGAAGAGAAGCGAGAGAGTTACTAGAGTTGGTGGGTTTGTCTAACCATGAGGGGAAATATCCAGCTCAGCTATCTGGTGGACAACAACAGCGAGTGGCTATTGCTCGATCTTTGCTCCATTGTCCGCAGATTTTGATGGCTGATGAGCCGACTGGTAGTTTGGACTCTCTTACTAGTCGGGAGATGATGCGGCTATTTCAAACGATTCACCAGCGTGATAATCAGACAATGGTAATGGTGACTCATGATCCACATGTTGCTTCCTATGCTGACCGTGTCCTATTTTTACGTGATGGAAAGTGGACTGGAGAATACCATGCAGATCAAATCAATTCGATTTCAGATCGAACGAAAGAGATCAGGACACTCCTAGAAGAGGGGTGGTCTTGA
- a CDS encoding response regulator transcription factor, which produces MQPSILLVDDDPEIREVMTDFFLVENFHVHSASNTIEARQLLANSIDILLLDIMMPGQDGFSFCKELRNKDPFLPIIFWSARETDFDKIRGLSLGADDYIVKSVSPFEIIARVKSVLRRSQLIQMTNLQERQLCPGLIVHPSARQVLLRGEEVALTQKEYDLLLFLSEHPQQVFTYEQLYRHVWQEEFGDIHTVKVHMGRIREKVEHKIKAKLFQTVWGVGYKYIGEVVR; this is translated from the coding sequence ATGCAACCAAGTATCTTACTAGTAGACGATGACCCTGAAATTCGTGAAGTAATGACAGACTTCTTTTTAGTAGAAAATTTTCACGTACATAGTGCTTCCAACACCATAGAAGCTCGTCAACTTTTGGCTAATTCCATCGATATCCTCTTACTCGATATCATGATGCCAGGACAAGATGGATTCTCTTTTTGCAAGGAACTTCGCAATAAAGACCCTTTTTTACCCATCATATTTTGGAGTGCACGAGAAACAGACTTTGATAAAATCCGTGGACTTAGCTTAGGAGCAGATGATTATATTGTGAAAAGTGTCTCTCCTTTTGAGATTATCGCGCGGGTCAAATCTGTCCTACGCCGCTCTCAGTTGATCCAAATGACCAATTTACAGGAAAGACAACTCTGTCCAGGACTAATTGTACACCCCTCTGCTAGACAAGTTTTGCTTCGTGGTGAAGAAGTCGCCCTTACTCAAAAAGAGTACGACCTGCTACTGTTTCTAAGCGAGCATCCTCAGCAGGTTTTTACCTATGAACAGCTTTATCGACATGTGTGGCAAGAAGAATTTGGCGACATACATACAGTCAAAGTCCATATGGGCAGGATTCGGGAGAAAGTAGAACATAAAATCAAGGCCAAACTCTTCCAAACTGTCTGGGGGGTAGGGTACAAGTATATCGGGGAGGTCGTACGATGA
- a CDS encoding sensor histidine kinase: protein MRKYSLRNWFLWICIPTLFVIPIFLAFLSANWLQHVENKAIQQINDHEENQRQWLLEVVGGEINKWENLNWQQQLIPELAKRHIDLRLITPEGKLALVYSTEMGETDQQVPVTLHELETPEHGLIYYYYPPPYVAITDKDQPIQQLPFVIWIVSFLGIIFYHLWYLKRSLLTPIIGIQKANQQIAKQNLNFTLPNSQIEEVEELLHSVRSMQSALATSISKQAKLEEERNLTLASLVHDFRTPLFTLANCLTGIRSGIVQDPDKKERYLEICQDKIAYLQQLLHHLQEYQKYAPLSLTEKEPVDVRALVERLLIGFQRHIEQKKQHLRWESPDEPIIIMGKNHLLERVFQNVLDNAHHYTPAEGTIWVKVQKIHDQVVIIVEDNGPGVPKEQWDNIFQPFIRLDTARGTYTGGSGLGLAIVQKGVKLHGGSVSVESGEMGGLKVEIRLAC, encoded by the coding sequence ATGAGGAAATATAGTCTCCGGAACTGGTTTCTCTGGATCTGTATTCCGACACTCTTTGTCATTCCCATCTTCCTCGCATTTTTATCTGCCAACTGGTTGCAGCATGTGGAGAATAAAGCCATCCAACAGATCAACGACCATGAGGAAAATCAACGACAATGGCTCCTAGAGGTGGTAGGTGGGGAGATCAACAAGTGGGAGAACCTAAACTGGCAACAACAGCTAATCCCTGAGCTAGCAAAACGTCACATAGATTTAAGATTGATCACACCCGAAGGAAAACTAGCTCTGGTCTACTCTACTGAAATGGGGGAAACGGATCAGCAAGTCCCTGTTACCTTGCATGAATTAGAGACTCCAGAGCATGGGCTTATCTATTATTACTACCCGCCTCCTTATGTCGCTATAACGGATAAAGATCAACCAATACAACAGTTGCCCTTTGTCATCTGGATTGTCAGCTTTTTAGGAATTATCTTCTATCATCTCTGGTACCTCAAACGTAGTCTGCTCACTCCGATCATAGGAATCCAAAAGGCAAACCAACAAATAGCCAAGCAAAACTTAAACTTCACCTTACCCAATTCTCAAATAGAAGAGGTAGAGGAGCTACTTCACTCTGTAAGATCTATGCAATCTGCGCTAGCGACATCGATTTCCAAACAAGCCAAATTGGAAGAGGAACGCAATCTCACCCTCGCCTCCCTCGTCCATGATTTTCGTACTCCTCTCTTCACCCTTGCCAATTGTCTAACGGGAATTCGTTCTGGGATCGTACAAGACCCAGACAAAAAAGAACGTTATCTGGAAATCTGTCAGGACAAAATTGCCTATCTCCAGCAGCTTCTCCATCATTTACAGGAATACCAAAAGTACGCTCCACTTTCCTTAACAGAAAAAGAGCCGGTAGACGTGAGAGCTTTGGTAGAACGATTGTTAATTGGTTTTCAGAGACACATAGAACAAAAAAAACAGCACCTTCGATGGGAATCACCTGATGAACCGATCATCATCATGGGTAAAAATCATCTATTAGAACGGGTATTTCAAAATGTATTAGACAACGCACATCACTATACACCAGCGGAGGGTACCATTTGGGTAAAGGTACAGAAGATCCACGACCAGGTAGTGATCATAGTAGAAGATAATGGACCTGGTGTTCCAAAAGAACAATGGGATAACATTTTTCAACCATTTATTCGCTTAGATACAGCTCGCGGGACTTACACTGGTGGAAGCGGTTTGGGCTTGGCTATTGTCCAAAAAGGGGTAAAGCTACATGGAGGTTCCGTATCGGTAGAGAGTGGAGAAATGGGGGGATTAAAAGTGGAGATCAGATTGGCTTGTTGA
- a CDS encoding alpha/beta hydrolase family protein, which translates to MKKPLKYSIYSITSILVIFSICMAIYLPVFQLPKPSGPYQVGTQTFHMIDPNRDEIWTKASHDKRELMVQIWYPAQNSKDNKPKALFPEDTTTFQKFTQAYANGLGVPSFVLDYWKYIKSNSYEGVDVLSSKTPYPVVLLSHGFGTTRILHTSQAEHLASNGFIVIAIDHTYSTTATVFPDGRVTGLQTEMNLDSFFETNSKLGMVWTEDIGFIINQLEKMQSGIVQSKFQGKLDLQNLGIMGHSVGGATAFNALYLNSKIKAGINMDGTLYDRDDRNNISKPFMFIQAEDFMVQRKKMESGNIPTAERKTMNISDEQFNRLKQEKLKEYQIIDNVVKHGGLMISVKGAAHFNFTDLQLFSDLFSLLGMTGDIDGERSAMIVNQYVLDFFNKHLKGTGGDLIKEPNTKYPEVIFP; encoded by the coding sequence ATGAAGAAACCTCTAAAGTATAGTATTTATTCCATCACTTCCATTCTCGTTATTTTCTCTATTTGCATGGCGATCTATCTCCCTGTTTTTCAGCTACCTAAGCCTTCTGGTCCTTATCAAGTAGGCACCCAAACATTTCATATGATAGATCCAAATAGAGACGAGATTTGGACCAAAGCTTCACATGATAAAAGAGAGCTAATGGTGCAAATTTGGTATCCAGCCCAAAATAGTAAAGATAATAAACCAAAAGCTCTTTTCCCTGAGGATACAACAACATTCCAAAAGTTTACACAGGCGTATGCGAATGGATTGGGTGTTCCTAGTTTTGTATTAGATTATTGGAAGTATATCAAAAGCAACTCCTATGAAGGGGTGGATGTCCTCTCCTCTAAAACTCCTTACCCCGTAGTATTACTTAGTCACGGTTTTGGAACTACTAGGATTCTCCATACCTCGCAAGCGGAACATCTGGCGAGCAATGGGTTTATCGTGATTGCCATTGATCATACGTACAGCACAACTGCTACTGTATTCCCTGATGGCAGAGTCACTGGTTTGCAAACAGAAATGAATTTAGATAGTTTTTTTGAAACGAACAGTAAACTCGGTATGGTCTGGACAGAAGATATTGGTTTTATCATCAATCAATTGGAAAAAATGCAATCTGGTATCGTACAAAGCAAATTCCAAGGGAAACTAGATTTACAAAACCTAGGAATTATGGGACATTCCGTTGGTGGGGCAACCGCTTTTAATGCTCTTTATTTGAATAGCAAAATCAAAGCAGGAATCAACATGGATGGAACGCTATATGATAGGGACGATCGGAACAACATATCCAAGCCATTTATGTTTATCCAAGCAGAAGACTTTATGGTGCAGCGAAAAAAAATGGAGTCTGGGAACATACCCACTGCCGAACGAAAGACGATGAATATATCCGACGAGCAGTTCAACAGACTGAAACAGGAAAAACTGAAGGAATATCAGATTATCGATAACGTTGTGAAACACGGGGGACTGATGATTTCCGTAAAAGGAGCCGCTCATTTTAATTTCACAGACTTGCAACTCTTTTCTGATCTATTTAGCCTTCTTGGGATGACAGGAGATATAGATGGCGAGCGTAGTGCCATGATAGTGAATCAATATGTATTGGATTTCTTTAACAAGCATTTAAAGGGGACCGGCGGAGATTTGATAAAGGAACCAAATACGAAGTATCCAGAGGTTATATTTCCATAA
- a CDS encoding SCO family protein — translation MKLFRKWIPTMILGATLILSACSNGQGHSEHHVHQSGSQQPTQEGANDVSNLNWMVPAFTYTNQTGQPFSSTQLQGKVYLVDFLFTRCPDVCPPLTANMAKIQQEAKKAGVDLQFISFSVDPTFDKAEQLKTFGDSVKADYINWNFLTGYTPEEIQKVGKETFKQEIKQLTGMKEGEAVTFQHPTTMYLVDGTGKVRKLYDGMAPNPKQIVEDAKAVISEK, via the coding sequence ATGAAACTTTTTCGCAAATGGATTCCTACCATGATCTTAGGTGCGACCCTTATTTTGTCCGCTTGTAGCAATGGACAAGGCCACTCAGAACATCATGTGCACCAATCTGGATCACAGCAACCAACCCAAGAAGGTGCTAACGATGTTTCCAACCTTAACTGGATGGTACCTGCTTTTACCTATACCAACCAAACAGGACAACCTTTTAGCTCTACACAACTTCAAGGTAAAGTCTATCTGGTTGACTTCCTCTTTACCCGTTGTCCAGACGTCTGCCCACCATTGACCGCCAATATGGCTAAGATACAGCAAGAGGCCAAAAAAGCAGGAGTTGATCTCCAGTTCATCTCTTTTAGTGTCGATCCAACTTTTGATAAAGCTGAACAGCTCAAAACGTTTGGCGATAGCGTAAAAGCAGACTACATCAACTGGAACTTCCTAACAGGATATACTCCAGAAGAAATCCAAAAAGTAGGAAAAGAGACCTTTAAACAAGAGATCAAGCAATTGACAGGAATGAAAGAGGGAGAAGCGGTCACCTTCCAACACCCGACTACCATGTATCTGGTAGATGGCACAGGAAAAGTGCGCAAGCTCTATGATGGCATGGCCCCTAATCCAAAGCAGATCGTGGAAGATGCGAAAGCAGTAATATCAGAGAAATAA
- the murC gene encoding UDP-N-acetylmuramate--L-alanine ligase, producing MLLDKKRVHFVGIGGYGMSAIARVLLDQGYVVTGSDVAENKLVEKLMEHGAKITIGHDASLVTGADTIVYSSSISPENVERVAAAEQGIEILHRSQMLARILNDKKGIAVAGAHGKTTTSSMIAQTLEICGADPTYVIGGEIVGLKGNAKAGKTDLVVAEADESDGSFLEYFPYIAVVTNIEPDHLENYGGDFENLKQAYRDFLGQVRSDGTAILCWDDAYVRDMAKEVKGSFVTYALEEPADFMAVNLRENKRQITFTVQQGSEVLGDVTLQIPGKHNVANALATVIAALQVGIPFQAIADALFQFQGAKRRFQVIGEVEEILVVDDYAHHPTEIDSTLKAAKAVEKRIVCVFQPQRYSRTHLLMKEFSEAFGEADEVVINSLYAPAGEQPIPGVSAERLTEMIQENSNANTRFIPTKEEVIDYLIENTKPNDLVITMGAGDIWRVSHGLVPRLQDKYKA from the coding sequence ATCCTTTTGGACAAAAAACGAGTTCATTTTGTTGGAATTGGTGGATATGGTATGAGTGCCATCGCTCGTGTCTTGTTGGATCAAGGTTACGTCGTGACAGGATCGGACGTAGCAGAGAACAAACTAGTAGAAAAGTTGATGGAACATGGTGCGAAGATTACCATCGGTCACGATGCATCACTCGTAACAGGGGCAGATACGATCGTATACTCTTCCAGTATCTCTCCAGAGAATGTTGAACGGGTAGCGGCGGCTGAGCAAGGAATTGAGATTTTGCATCGTTCCCAAATGCTAGCAAGAATTTTAAACGATAAAAAGGGGATTGCCGTAGCAGGAGCACATGGCAAGACGACTACCTCCTCCATGATCGCACAAACGCTGGAGATTTGTGGCGCAGATCCTACCTATGTCATCGGTGGGGAAATCGTTGGTCTTAAAGGGAACGCCAAAGCAGGTAAGACCGACCTCGTGGTAGCGGAAGCAGATGAGAGTGATGGCTCGTTCTTGGAATATTTCCCGTATATTGCGGTAGTGACCAACATTGAACCAGACCATCTAGAAAACTATGGGGGAGATTTTGAGAACCTCAAGCAAGCATATCGTGACTTTCTTGGACAAGTGCGCTCGGATGGTACGGCAATATTGTGTTGGGATGACGCTTATGTTCGCGATATGGCGAAAGAGGTCAAAGGTTCCTTTGTGACGTATGCTTTGGAAGAGCCAGCAGACTTTATGGCAGTAAATCTTCGGGAGAACAAACGTCAGATTACGTTTACTGTTCAGCAAGGAAGCGAAGTACTAGGTGATGTTACCTTGCAGATTCCTGGGAAACATAACGTTGCCAATGCGCTCGCTACCGTTATCGCTGCACTTCAAGTAGGAATTCCGTTCCAAGCGATTGCTGATGCACTATTCCAATTCCAAGGAGCGAAACGACGCTTCCAAGTGATCGGGGAAGTGGAGGAGATTTTAGTAGTAGATGATTACGCACATCATCCAACGGAGATCGATTCCACATTAAAAGCAGCAAAAGCCGTTGAAAAACGGATTGTCTGTGTATTCCAACCACAGCGATATTCCCGAACTCATCTATTGATGAAGGAATTCAGTGAAGCCTTTGGTGAAGCAGATGAGGTTGTGATCAACAGCCTCTATGCACCAGCGGGTGAACAGCCAATTCCAGGTGTTAGTGCCGAACGATTAACGGAAATGATTCAGGAAAATAGTAATGCCAATACTCGCTTTATCCCTACGAAAGAAGAGGTAATCGACTATCTGATCGAAAACACCAAACCAAATGATCTTGTGATCACGATGGGTGCCGGAGATATTTGGCGCGTATCCCATGGATTGGTTCCTCGTCTTCAAGATAAATATAAAGCATAG